One region of Nycticebus coucang isolate mNycCou1 chromosome 10, mNycCou1.pri, whole genome shotgun sequence genomic DNA includes:
- the FAAP24 gene encoding Fanconi anemia core complex-associated protein 24 isoform X1 has protein sequence MEESPPDGTGPVHVPFGHIVANDKWRGSQLAGEMQGRIKLIFEDGLIPDFYLSNRSCILYVTEADLVAGNGYRKRLVRVRNSSNLQGIVVVEKTRMSEQYFPALQKFTVLDLGMVLLPVSSQVEASCLIVQLVEEQIKEPSKNPLLRKKRPQLSELSLLRTVQQIPGVGKVKAPLLLQKFLSLQQLSNASVQELEQVVGPAAAQQIHAFFTRAR, from the exons ATGGAAGAGAGCCCCCCTGATGGCACAGGCCCCGTGCACGTGCCTTTTGGGCACATCGTGGCCAATGACAAATGGCGCGGGTCGCAGCTGGCGGGGGAGATGCAAG GGAGAATTAAGCTCATTTTTGAGGATGGCCTGATACCAGATTTTTACCTGTCAAACAGATCCTGCATTCTTTATGTCACCGAGGCTGATTTGGTGGCAGGAAATGGGTATAGAAAGAGGCTTGTTCGGGTTAGAAAT tccAGTAATCTCCAAGGGATTGTAGTAGTTGAAAAAACCCGAATGAGTGAACAGTATTTCCCAGCCTTACAGAAGTTCACTGTGCTGGACCTCGGGATGGTGTTGCTTCCAGTGTCCAGCCAGGTGGAAGCATCCTGCCTCATTGTCCAGTTA GTTGAAGAGCAAATCAAAGAGCCCAGTAAGAACCCTCTTCTCAGGAAGAAACGGCCTCAGCTGTCTGAGCTATCCCTCCTTCGAACCGTACAGCAGATCCCAGGGGTTGGAAAAGTTAAAGCCCCACTGCTGCTGCAGAAGTTTCTGAGCCTCCAGCAGCTGAGTAACGCGTCCGTCCAAGAACTGGAGCAGGTTGTTGGGCCTGCCGCAGCACAGCAGATCCACGCCTTCTTCACGCGGGCCAGGTGA
- the FAAP24 gene encoding Fanconi anemia core complex-associated protein 24 isoform X2, which translates to MSPRLIWWQEMGIERGLFGLEINLQGIVVVEKTRMSEQYFPALQKFTVLDLGMVLLPVSSQVEASCLIVQLVEEQIKEPSKNPLLRKKRPQLSELSLLRTVQQIPGVGKVKAPLLLQKFLSLQQLSNASVQELEQVVGPAAAQQIHAFFTRAR; encoded by the exons ATGTCACCGAGGCTGATTTGGTGGCAGGAAATGGGTATAGAAAGAGGCTTGTTCGGGTTAGAAAT TAATCTCCAAGGGATTGTAGTAGTTGAAAAAACCCGAATGAGTGAACAGTATTTCCCAGCCTTACAGAAGTTCACTGTGCTGGACCTCGGGATGGTGTTGCTTCCAGTGTCCAGCCAGGTGGAAGCATCCTGCCTCATTGTCCAGTTA GTTGAAGAGCAAATCAAAGAGCCCAGTAAGAACCCTCTTCTCAGGAAGAAACGGCCTCAGCTGTCTGAGCTATCCCTCCTTCGAACCGTACAGCAGATCCCAGGGGTTGGAAAAGTTAAAGCCCCACTGCTGCTGCAGAAGTTTCTGAGCCTCCAGCAGCTGAGTAACGCGTCCGTCCAAGAACTGGAGCAGGTTGTTGGGCCTGCCGCAGCACAGCAGATCCACGCCTTCTTCACGCGGGCCAGGTGA